A genomic stretch from Campylobacter concisus includes:
- a CDS encoding cytochrome-c oxidase: MKFLKFLMTLCFGIGSAAANDGKVRSIDIYVTPYYSANAGKVEYVKVYDKIDSLLLSGKVEDFKKAEKTVQDAPQMVSPITLFVLSARAYDLGLRDDAVFWFYAAKNRAILLRGVIDMEGEKFTDVVAAIGAFMKLVGDVVNPYAFCDIKKQQEIADKALGWTKKNAYEAMFSPEFSSPHEDRKAALAKGIEKLESRNKKEKDYFLDKDNLAKFKAMRKQNGTDDKFCF, from the coding sequence ATGAAATTTTTAAAATTTTTGATGACACTTTGCTTTGGCATAGGTAGTGCAGCTGCAAACGACGGTAAGGTGAGGAGTATTGATATTTACGTGACGCCGTACTACTCGGCAAATGCTGGCAAAGTCGAGTATGTAAAGGTTTATGATAAGATCGATAGCTTACTCTTAAGTGGTAAAGTAGAAGACTTTAAAAAAGCAGAGAAGACTGTCCAAGACGCACCGCAAATGGTCTCTCCGATAACTCTTTTTGTCCTTTCAGCTCGCGCATACGATCTTGGGCTTCGCGATGACGCGGTATTTTGGTTTTATGCGGCAAAAAATCGCGCGATCTTGCTAAGAGGCGTTATAGACATGGAGGGCGAGAAATTTACTGACGTGGTGGCCGCGATAGGGGCGTTTATGAAGCTTGTTGGCGACGTGGTCAATCCTTATGCATTTTGCGATATCAAAAAGCAACAAGAGATCGCTGATAAAGCGCTTGGATGGACTAAGAAAAATGCCTATGAAGCGATGTTTTCTCCAGAATTTAGCTCACCTCACGAAGATAGAAAAGCAGCCCTTGCAAAAGGTATAGAAAAGCTAGAAAGTCGCAATAAAAAAGAGAAAGATTACTTTTTGGACAAAGACAATCTTGCTAAATTTAAAGCTATGCGCAAGCAAAATGGCACTGATGATAAATTTTGCTTTTAA
- a CDS encoding PFL family protein yields MDIKNVTETISMIEEQNFDIRTITMGISLLDCIDPDINKACDKIYAKITTKAKDLVKVGNEISAELGIPIVNKRVSVTPISIIGAATDAKDYVIIAKTLDRAAIEVGIDFIGGFSALVQKGYQKGDEILINSIPQALSQTSKVCASVNVGSTKTGINMSAVRDMGRIIKETAAASRMGCAKLVVFANAVEDNPFMAGAFHGVGEADVVINVGVSGPGVVKRALEKVRGESFDVVAETVKKTAFKITRIGQLVGQMASERLGVKFGIVDLSLAPTPAVGDSVARVLEEMGLEAVGAHGTTAALALLNDAVKKGGVMACNQVGGLSGAFIPVSEDEGMIAAVRAGSLNLEKLEAMTAICSVGLDMIAIPADTPSESIAAMIADEAAIGVINQKTTAVRIIPLGHEGDMIEFGGLLGRAPVMKINKASSADFIARGGQIPAPIHSFKN; encoded by the coding sequence ATGGACATCAAAAACGTAACCGAAACGATCTCGATGATCGAAGAGCAAAATTTTGACATCAGAACGATCACGATGGGCATTAGTTTGCTTGACTGCATCGATCCTGACATCAACAAAGCTTGCGACAAAATTTACGCAAAAATCACCACTAAAGCCAAAGACCTAGTCAAAGTGGGCAACGAAATTTCTGCTGAGCTAGGCATACCAATCGTCAATAAAAGAGTGAGTGTGACGCCTATCTCGATAATCGGCGCCGCAACGGACGCAAAAGACTACGTAATTATCGCAAAGACGCTTGATAGGGCGGCTATTGAGGTTGGTATTGATTTTATAGGTGGTTTTTCAGCTTTAGTTCAAAAGGGCTATCAAAAGGGCGATGAAATTTTGATAAATTCTATCCCACAAGCACTTTCTCAGACTTCAAAAGTATGTGCAAGTGTCAATGTCGGCTCAACGAAAACCGGCATAAATATGAGCGCGGTGCGTGATATGGGACGCATCATAAAAGAGACGGCGGCAGCATCTCGGATGGGTTGTGCTAAGCTTGTCGTTTTTGCAAACGCAGTCGAAGACAATCCTTTTATGGCTGGTGCATTTCATGGCGTGGGCGAGGCCGATGTGGTGATAAATGTGGGTGTTTCTGGTCCAGGAGTAGTAAAAAGAGCCCTTGAAAAGGTGCGTGGCGAGAGCTTTGACGTGGTGGCTGAGACCGTTAAAAAAACGGCGTTTAAGATCACGCGTATCGGCCAGCTAGTTGGCCAGATGGCGAGCGAGCGCCTTGGGGTTAAATTTGGTATCGTCGATCTCTCTCTTGCCCCAACACCTGCTGTGGGCGACTCGGTAGCTCGCGTGCTTGAGGAGATGGGGCTTGAGGCTGTTGGTGCGCACGGAACGACTGCGGCACTTGCTTTGCTAAATGACGCGGTTAAAAAAGGTGGCGTCATGGCGTGTAATCAAGTGGGTGGCTTAAGCGGTGCGTTTATCCCAGTTTCTGAGGATGAGGGTATGATAGCGGCGGTGCGTGCTGGCTCACTAAATTTAGAAAAACTTGAAGCAATGACCGCGATATGCTCTGTGGGACTTGATATGATCGCTATACCTGCTGACACGCCAAGTGAAAGCATAGCTGCGATGATCGCTGATGAGGCGGCTATCGGCGTTATAAATCAAAAAACAACAGCCGTTCGTATCATACCTCTAGGCCATGAGGGCGATATGATTGAGTTTGGCGGCCTTTTAGGAAGAGCACCTGTGATGAAGATAAACAAAGCCTCTAGTGCCGACTTCATCGCTCGTGGCGGACAAATTCCAGCTCCAATTCATAGTTTTAAAAACTAA
- a CDS encoding ACT domain-containing protein, with product MKAIVTVVGKDRVGIVAGVSVKLSELGLNIDDISQTILDEFFTMMAVVSSDENKDFTALRAELNELGESLKVKINIQSSAIFDAMHTI from the coding sequence ATGAAAGCGATCGTAACCGTAGTCGGAAAAGATAGAGTTGGCATCGTTGCTGGCGTCTCAGTAAAGCTTAGCGAGCTAGGACTAAACATAGATGATATCTCACAGACTATTTTAGATGAGTTTTTTACGATGATGGCAGTGGTTTCAAGTGATGAAAATAAAGACTTTACGGCCTTAAGAGCAGAGCTTAACGAGCTTGGAGAGAGCCTAAAAGTAAAGATAAATATCCAAAGCTCCGCTATCTTTGATGCGATGCATACAATCTAA
- a CDS encoding Mrp/NBP35 family ATP-binding protein: MLNKEEVLNRLKGVIYPGFEKDIVSFGFVKNVEIGDKILIEVEIVSSSPEVANELKTDIKRVMGSNEYVLNLIQPKIPEEKSNTQSGKNIAPQVKNFVMVSSGKGGVGKSTTTLNLAISMAKLGKKVGILDADIYGPNIPRMLGEVNTQPQVVGNKLKPILSHGVEMMSMGVLMEEGMSLIWRGSMIMKAIEQLLKDVLWSELDVLFLDMPPGTGDAQLTLAQSVPVTAGVCVTTPQVVALDDSKRALDMFEKLHIPIAGVIENMSGFICPDNGKEYDIFGKGTTEEVAKAYNTQILAEIPIEPAVRVGGDNGKPVSFYEPNSVTAKRYESAAARLWEVIENINSDGGADNSAIQPVNDGKSACSK, encoded by the coding sequence ATGTTAAATAAAGAAGAGGTCTTAAATAGACTAAAAGGCGTCATATATCCTGGTTTTGAAAAAGATATAGTTAGCTTTGGCTTTGTAAAAAATGTAGAAATTGGCGATAAAATTTTAATCGAAGTCGAGATCGTCAGCTCAAGCCCAGAAGTGGCAAACGAGCTAAAAACGGACATCAAACGTGTCATGGGCTCAAATGAATATGTGCTAAATTTGATCCAGCCAAAGATACCTGAGGAAAAAAGTAACACTCAAAGTGGCAAAAATATCGCGCCTCAAGTCAAAAATTTCGTAATGGTAAGCTCTGGCAAAGGTGGCGTTGGTAAATCAACCACGACTCTAAATTTAGCCATCTCAATGGCAAAACTAGGCAAAAAGGTTGGAATTTTAGACGCTGACATCTATGGACCAAATATCCCAAGAATGCTTGGCGAAGTAAATACCCAGCCACAAGTCGTTGGGAATAAGCTAAAGCCGATACTTAGCCACGGAGTTGAGATGATGAGTATGGGCGTTTTGATGGAAGAGGGCATGAGCCTCATCTGGCGTGGTTCGATGATAATGAAAGCGATCGAGCAGCTGCTAAAAGACGTGCTTTGGAGCGAACTTGATGTCTTGTTTCTCGACATGCCTCCAGGAACGGGCGACGCGCAGCTAACTCTAGCTCAAAGCGTGCCAGTAACAGCAGGTGTCTGCGTCACAACGCCACAAGTGGTAGCGCTTGACGATAGCAAACGTGCGCTTGATATGTTTGAGAAGCTCCACATCCCAATCGCAGGTGTGATTGAAAATATGAGCGGTTTTATCTGCCCAGATAATGGCAAAGAGTATGACATCTTTGGCAAAGGCACAACTGAAGAGGTAGCAAAAGCTTACAACACGCAAATTTTGGCTGAAATCCCTATCGAACCAGCTGTTCGCGTGGGCGGCGATAATGGTAAGCCAGTTAGCTTTTACGAGCCAAACTCAGTCACAGCAAAACGCTACGAGAGTGCGGCTGCTAGACTTTGGGAAGTGATAGAAAATATAAATAGTGATGGTGGGGCCGATAACTCAGCGATCCAGCCAGTAAATGACGGCAAGAGTGCTTGCTCGAAGTAA
- the thiC gene encoding phosphomethylpyrimidine synthase ThiC: protein MREKTQMHYARRGEITQEMSYVAKREGISENLLMDEVANGRIIIPANVNHINLKPMGIGRKLKTKVNANIGNSSLSSDICAELRKLEICLEFGADTVMDLSTDGDLDAIRSAIIEHSSVPIGTVPMYEILKEAKEVTNITNELILEILEKQAKQGVSYFTIHAGFLREFLPLVKKRKMGIVSRGGSLSASYMSKLKRQNPFYEIFDEILEICARYDVSLSLGDGLRPGCLFDATDEAQLSELKVLGELTLRAWEKDVQVMIEGPGHVPLNQIEYNMKIEQELCHDAPFYVLGPLVSDIGAGYDHITSAIGGTMAAYHGASMLCYVTQKEHLGLPNENDVREGIVAHKIAAHAADVALGKAGAIEKDHAMSDARYAFDWNKQFELSFDPKKARELHDESLPEDAFKSAHFCSMCGPKFCAYKISKDLEKGEKC from the coding sequence ATGAGAGAAAAGACGCAGATGCATTATGCTAGGCGTGGTGAGATAACACAGGAGATGAGCTATGTGGCAAAGCGTGAGGGCATTAGTGAAAATTTACTGATGGATGAGGTGGCAAATGGTAGAATCATCATCCCAGCAAACGTAAATCACATAAATTTAAAACCAATGGGTATAGGCAGAAAGCTAAAGACAAAGGTTAATGCAAATATCGGCAATTCAAGCTTAAGCAGCGACATTTGTGCTGAGCTTAGAAAGCTTGAAATCTGCCTAGAATTTGGCGCTGATACGGTTATGGATCTAAGTACGGACGGCGATTTAGACGCTATTAGGAGTGCGATCATCGAGCATTCAAGCGTCCCGATAGGCACAGTGCCTATGTATGAAATTTTAAAAGAGGCAAAAGAGGTTACCAATATCACAAATGAGCTCATTTTAGAGATACTTGAAAAGCAAGCAAAGCAAGGAGTTAGTTACTTTACGATACACGCTGGATTTTTGCGTGAGTTTTTGCCACTTGTTAAAAAGCGTAAAATGGGCATAGTAAGCCGCGGTGGCAGTTTAAGTGCAAGCTATATGTCAAAGCTGAAGAGACAAAATCCTTTCTATGAAATTTTTGATGAAATTTTAGAAATTTGTGCAAGATATGACGTCTCACTCTCGCTTGGCGACGGCCTTCGTCCAGGATGTCTTTTTGATGCGACAGATGAGGCACAGCTTAGCGAGCTAAAAGTGCTTGGAGAGCTAACGCTTCGTGCATGGGAAAAAGATGTGCAAGTGATGATAGAAGGCCCTGGTCATGTGCCATTAAATCAAATTGAGTATAATATGAAAATCGAACAAGAGCTCTGCCATGACGCCCCATTTTACGTGCTTGGGCCGCTTGTCTCAGACATAGGTGCAGGATACGATCATATTACGTCAGCGATCGGTGGCACGATGGCAGCATATCACGGCGCTAGCATGCTTTGCTACGTGACGCAAAAAGAGCACCTTGGCTTGCCAAATGAAAATGACGTAAGAGAGGGCATCGTAGCTCACAAGATAGCAGCTCATGCCGCAGACGTCGCACTTGGCAAGGCAGGTGCCATAGAAAAAGACCATGCGATGAGTGATGCGAGATACGCATTTGACTGGAACAAGCAGTTTGAGCTAAGCTTTGATCCAAAAAAAGCAAGAGAGCTTCACGATGAGAGCTTGCCAGAAGATGCGTTTAAGAGCGCTCATTTTTGTTCGATGTGCGGACCAAAATTTTGTGCATATAAAATTTCAAAAGATCTAGAAAAAGGAGAAAAATGTTAA
- a CDS encoding bifunctional 2-C-methyl-D-erythritol 4-phosphate cytidylyltransferase/2-C-methyl-D-erythritol 2,4-cyclodiphosphate synthase — protein sequence MLDISLIMLGAGNSSRFELPVKKQWLRIGSDPLWLFATKNLSNFYTFKEIIVVSKECKYMSKFAPNYKFVDGGETRQDSLKNALELVNSEFVLVSDIARPCISSELFHKIIEAASQADCVAPALKIADTAYLGENVVDRDKVKLIQTPQLSRTALLKKALSGGEIYTDDSSAMRAIGASVWQILGDEMARKITYKEDLAKISALKEPENEVFVGNGFDVHEFEKGRPLILCGEKIDYEFGLKAHSDGDVALHALTDAILGAAGLGDIGELFPDTDAKFKDISSIYLLEEAYKRVQSVGFVLTNADITIMAQKPKISKLKSKMEANIAKALNLSQSRINVKATTTEGLGFVGRCEGIAVMASASLKFYNWKQI from the coding sequence TTGCTTGATATATCACTTATAATGCTTGGAGCTGGAAATTCTAGCCGTTTTGAGCTACCAGTAAAGAAGCAATGGCTTCGAATAGGAAGCGATCCACTTTGGCTATTTGCCACTAAAAATTTGAGTAACTTTTACACATTTAAAGAGATCATTGTCGTTAGCAAAGAGTGCAAATATATGTCAAAATTTGCTCCAAATTATAAATTTGTTGATGGCGGTGAAACCAGACAAGATAGCTTAAAAAACGCGCTTGAATTAGTAAATAGCGAATTTGTCCTAGTTAGCGACATCGCTCGCCCTTGTATCTCAAGCGAGCTTTTTCACAAAATCATCGAAGCTGCGTCTCAGGCTGATTGTGTAGCTCCAGCGCTAAAGATCGCAGACACCGCTTATCTTGGCGAAAATGTGGTTGATAGAGATAAGGTAAAACTTATCCAAACACCACAACTCTCTCGCACAGCACTTCTTAAAAAAGCTCTTAGCGGCGGTGAAATTTACACAGATGATAGCTCAGCTATGAGAGCCATTGGCGCAAGCGTTTGGCAAATTTTAGGCGATGAGATGGCAAGAAAGATCACTTACAAAGAGGATCTTGCCAAAATTTCTGCTTTAAAAGAGCCAGAAAATGAAGTCTTTGTTGGAAACGGCTTTGATGTGCATGAGTTTGAAAAAGGTCGTCCTTTGATTCTTTGTGGCGAGAAGATCGACTATGAGTTTGGACTAAAGGCTCACAGCGACGGCGACGTAGCACTTCATGCACTAACGGATGCTATCTTGGGAGCTGCTGGGCTTGGCGACATAGGCGAGCTTTTTCCTGATACGGATGCCAAATTTAAAGATATTAGCTCCATTTACTTGCTTGAGGAAGCTTATAAAAGGGTGCAAAGTGTGGGCTTTGTGCTAACAAACGCTGATATCACGATAATGGCACAAAAACCAAAAATTTCAAAACTAAAGTCAAAAATGGAGGCAAACATAGCAAAAGCTCTAAATTTAAGCCAAAGCCGCATAAATGTAAAGGCAACGACTACTGAAGGGCTTGGTTTTGTAGGCAGATGCGAAGGGATCGCTGTAATGGCAAGTGCAAGCCTTAAATTTTACAACTGGAAGCAAATATGA
- a CDS encoding response regulator, with protein sequence MKILIVENEIYLAGSMASKLADFGYDCEIAKSVKEALKFENFDVVLLSTTLPGQDFYPVIEKFKSSIIILLIAYINSDTVLKPIQAGAVDYIQKPFMIEELVRKIKHFEEFRNFKNEIKNYESYVNYALKEYEISSFEAKKIKFPLLLKSSKSGYSDKFIFSYVKACKLPFLFLGKACFSELEKALAKNGDELIYMTNLEELKQEEKEKILEICKKKKVAISTSDFAQKAPFDELELSGRDKNFNIDEIVTIDEYIKYIIVNYQDKFPDTELSKKLGISRKSLWEKRKKYDVSKKK encoded by the coding sequence ATGAAAATTTTAATAGTAGAAAATGAAATTTACCTAGCTGGCTCGATGGCTAGTAAACTAGCTGACTTTGGCTACGATTGCGAGATCGCTAAAAGCGTAAAAGAAGCATTGAAGTTTGAAAATTTTGATGTAGTGTTACTTTCTACCACACTTCCAGGACAGGATTTTTACCCTGTTATTGAAAAATTTAAAAGCTCTATCATCATTTTATTAATCGCTTATATCAACAGTGACACTGTGCTAAAACCGATTCAGGCAGGTGCGGTTGATTACATCCAAAAGCCATTTATGATAGAAGAGCTAGTTAGAAAGATAAAGCATTTTGAGGAATTTAGAAATTTCAAAAACGAGATCAAAAACTATGAAAGCTACGTAAATTACGCTTTAAAAGAGTACGAAATTTCTAGCTTTGAAGCAAAAAAGATAAAATTTCCACTGCTTTTAAAATCAAGTAAAAGCGGATACAGCGATAAATTTATATTTAGCTACGTAAAAGCTTGCAAATTGCCATTTTTATTTTTAGGCAAAGCCTGTTTCTCTGAGCTTGAAAAGGCACTAGCCAAAAATGGTGATGAGCTAATCTATATGACAAATTTAGAGGAGCTAAAACAAGAAGAAAAAGAGAAAATTTTAGAAATTTGCAAAAAGAAAAAGGTTGCAATCTCAACTAGCGATTTTGCACAAAAAGCACCATTTGACGAGCTGGAGCTTTCAGGACGCGATAAAAATTTTAATATCGACGAGATTGTTACAATCGATGAATATATAAAGTACATAATCGTTAATTATCAAGATAAATTCCCTGATACAGAACTTAGCAAGAAGCTTGGAATTTCTAGAAAATCACTTTGGGAAAAGAGAAAGAAATATGACGTCAGCAAGAAAAAATAG
- a CDS encoding sulfate adenylyltransferase, translated as MTSARKNSEISINTEVFGALELIKNKILSDYDSLMDDEQIKEVSKKGYFNGEPMPYSFGFAPFGELNQNITSKLAPGQKVNLSLDGKIVGHINVAKVFKFDESMRAKNIFLANEASNDKELNLGKYGISGEFELYDKSMQISKNALNDLIKEDGAKKITAVFLTADPFNRAHERLVRMTIDKADLVIIFLIRTREEKHVDYEIRKQVLGYFIQNYLPIKKVFVFALKNTTLFSSHANPTLECIAASRFGANKLVIGQNHSGIGMFFDHNEAHTILDIYKNDLNLEVIVLPELVYCNKCKTLVSTKSCPHGQHHQIKYHPDVIKELLFNGIMPPAILVRPEISALVLSKLFTNRFKDVQKLCDDLFVNSGLLENKTDRDFYEELMKLYQTSSMT; from the coding sequence ATGACGTCAGCAAGAAAAAATAGTGAAATTTCTATAAATACCGAAGTTTTTGGTGCTTTGGAGCTAATAAAAAATAAGATTCTCTCAGATTACGACTCGCTTATGGATGATGAACAGATAAAAGAGGTGAGTAAGAAAGGCTATTTTAATGGCGAGCCGATGCCGTATTCTTTTGGATTCGCTCCATTTGGCGAGCTAAATCAAAATATTACTAGCAAGCTTGCTCCTGGACAAAAGGTAAATCTAAGTCTTGATGGTAAGATCGTTGGGCACATCAATGTTGCTAAGGTCTTTAAATTTGACGAGAGCATGAGAGCTAAAAATATATTTTTAGCAAACGAAGCTAGCAATGATAAAGAGCTAAATTTAGGTAAATACGGCATTAGTGGCGAATTTGAGCTTTATGATAAAAGTATGCAAATAAGCAAAAATGCACTAAACGATCTAATAAAAGAAGATGGCGCTAAAAAGATAACGGCTGTCTTTTTAACGGCTGATCCATTTAATAGAGCTCACGAGCGCCTTGTTAGAATGACTATTGACAAGGCTGATTTAGTAATCATTTTTTTAATACGAACAAGAGAAGAAAAGCACGTTGATTACGAGATTAGAAAGCAAGTGCTAGGCTATTTTATACAAAATTATTTGCCGATAAAAAAGGTCTTTGTCTTTGCTCTAAAAAATACGACTCTTTTTAGCTCACATGCAAATCCTACACTTGAGTGCATCGCTGCTTCAAGATTTGGAGCAAATAAGCTAGTCATCGGACAAAACCACTCAGGGATTGGAATGTTTTTTGATCACAATGAAGCTCATACGATTCTTGATATTTATAAAAACGACCTAAATTTAGAGGTAATCGTGCTGCCAGAGCTAGTTTATTGCAACAAATGCAAGACGCTAGTTAGTACCAAAAGTTGCCCGCACGGACAACACCATCAGATCAAATATCATCCAGATGTTATCAAGGAGCTGCTATTTAACGGCATTATGCCACCAGCCATTCTTGTGAGGCCAGAAATTTCTGCACTAGTTTTAAGCAAACTCTTTACAAATCGCTTCAAAGACGTGCAAAAGCTTTGCGATGACCTTTTTGTAAATTCAGGACTGCTTGAAAACAAAACTGACCGCGACTTTTACGAAGAGCTTATGAAGCTTTATCAAACATCATCGATGACTTAA
- a CDS encoding phosphatidylglycerophosphatase A, whose amino-acid sequence MQKLFLTFFGFGLLPKAPGTWGSIAGAVVAYFVLYFLSSTTLLLASILLFLVSISVIDDFEKKVNSHDESFIVIDEVAGVWLAIAISGATISQLVLSLVFFRVLDIKKPSIIGRIDRNVKGGLGVMGDDMVAGFFAGIISAIIYGAAIKFGITLP is encoded by the coding sequence ATGCAAAAACTATTTTTAACTTTTTTTGGATTTGGACTTTTGCCAAAAGCACCTGGCACTTGGGGCTCTATAGCTGGTGCAGTGGTAGCTTATTTCGTACTTTATTTTTTATCTTCAACCACACTTTTATTAGCTAGCATTTTGCTGTTTTTGGTAAGCATTAGTGTTATAGATGATTTTGAAAAAAAGGTAAATTCTCACGATGAAAGTTTTATCGTTATAGACGAAGTTGCTGGAGTTTGGCTTGCTATTGCCATTAGCGGAGCTACTATCTCTCAACTCGTACTCTCGCTTGTGTTTTTTAGAGTGCTTGATATCAAAAAGCCTTCGATAATAGGTAGGATCGACCGCAATGTAAAAGGTGGCCTTGGCGTAATGGGCGATGATATGGTAGCTGGTTTTTTTGCTGGAATAATTAGCGCAATAATATACGGGGCTGCTATAAAATTTGGCATAACTTTGCCGTAA
- the hemH gene encoding ferrochelatase, with amino-acid sequence MKKALLLLNMGGANSLADVEIFLKNMFNDPYILGIKNKFLRKFVAFMITKGRLKTARHNYEQIGGKSPICELTAKLCDKISSLQNEFDAVDFAMNYTSPFAKDVLKKYENFDEIVLLPLYPHHSQTTITSSLDDFKKAKDELKVKAKILLCGPFYDDEIYNKIIISHINEAINNIDISDVELIFSAHSLPQKIIDKGDVYEKHINEHVQILSKMIKDSGLNFKEINLAYQSRLGPVKWLEPSLNEILAKCKSKKALIYPLSFCIDNSETIFELVIEYAKIAKELNFSFYKVVWCPNFSNEFASFILQKAKTAKEINF; translated from the coding sequence ATGAAAAAGGCACTTTTGCTTTTGAATATGGGTGGGGCAAATAGCCTTGCTGATGTAGAAATTTTTCTAAAAAATATGTTTAATGATCCTTATATTTTGGGTATAAAGAATAAATTTTTAAGAAAATTTGTAGCTTTTATGATCACAAAAGGTAGGCTAAAAACGGCTAGGCATAACTACGAACAAATAGGTGGCAAATCGCCTATTTGTGAGCTTACAGCTAAGCTTTGCGATAAAATTTCAAGCTTACAAAATGAGTTTGATGCAGTTGATTTTGCGATGAACTATACTTCACCATTTGCAAAAGATGTGCTTAAAAAATATGAAAATTTTGATGAGATAGTGCTTTTGCCACTTTATCCTCATCATTCACAAACTACGATAACTTCGAGTTTAGATGATTTTAAAAAAGCAAAAGATGAGTTAAAGGTAAAGGCTAAAATTTTGCTTTGTGGGCCATTTTATGATGATGAAATTTATAATAAAATCATAATCTCGCACATAAATGAAGCTATAAATAATATAGATATAAGCGATGTGGAGCTTATCTTTTCGGCTCATTCGTTACCTCAAAAAATTATCGATAAAGGTGATGTCTACGAAAAACATATAAATGAGCATGTGCAAATTCTAAGCAAAATGATAAAAGATAGTGGACTAAACTTCAAAGAGATAAATTTAGCCTATCAATCGCGTCTTGGGCCTGTAAAATGGTTAGAGCCTTCACTAAATGAAATTTTGGCAAAGTGCAAGAGTAAAAAGGCCCTTATCTATCCACTCTCTTTTTGTATTGATAACTCTGAGACTATTTTTGAGCTAGTTATTGAATATGCAAAGATCGCAAAAGAGCTAAATTTTAGCTTCTACAAGGTTGTTTGGTGTCCAAATTTTAGTAATGAGTTTGCTAGTTTTATCTTACAAAAAGCAAAAACAGCCAAAGAGATTAACTTTTAG
- a CDS encoding Gfo/Idh/MocA family protein, whose translation MKLKIGIVGYNLVGKRHYMELRRSDKFEVCGVFDKENRDDACRAPFFDEFKKFIEVAQPQAVVLCLPQHEIVEAFCQCAKYCQNILISRPIFKSVSELKEIKYASVVNKVRVCTGVDERFNPTIVSLKKALLKEEEIYSISIAHFRPLCEGNIINELSLCDIDLAKNLVDSEICSFFYTQANKTNTKICDNVGINIKMKNQILVSITDSFCGSLERFKIEVNAKEGVYFGDLIDYKLHRVNENGQMNLKTDPINNEIKAQYDAFYDLCQSGESSELSSIDDAIKIKELF comes from the coding sequence GTGAAACTCAAAATTGGCATTGTTGGATACAATCTGGTTGGCAAGCGGCACTATATGGAGCTGAGGCGTTCTGACAAATTTGAAGTTTGTGGAGTTTTTGATAAAGAAAATAGAGATGATGCTTGCAGAGCTCCGTTTTTTGATGAGTTTAAAAAATTTATAGAAGTAGCCCAGCCACAAGCTGTCGTACTTTGTTTGCCTCAACATGAGATCGTAGAGGCCTTTTGTCAGTGTGCAAAATATTGCCAAAATATCTTGATTTCAAGGCCAATATTTAAAAGTGTAAGCGAGCTAAAAGAGATAAAATATGCTTCAGTGGTAAATAAAGTAAGGGTTTGCACTGGCGTTGATGAGCGCTTTAACCCGACTATTGTTTCATTAAAAAAGGCACTTTTAAAAGAAGAAGAAATTTATAGCATTTCAATTGCGCATTTTAGACCACTTTGTGAAGGAAATATTATAAACGAACTTTCGCTTTGCGATATAGACCTTGCGAAAAATTTAGTAGATAGTGAAATTTGCAGCTTTTTTTATACTCAGGCAAATAAAACAAATACCAAAATATGCGACAATGTTGGAATAAACATTAAAATGAAAAATCAAATTTTGGTGAGTATTACTGATTCTTTTTGTGGATCTTTAGAGCGTTTTAAAATAGAAGTAAATGCCAAAGAAGGTGTTTATTTTGGTGATCTTATTGATTATAAGCTTCATAGAGTCAATGAAAATGGGCAGATGAATTTAAAAACCGATCCCATAAATAATGAGATAAAAGCTCAATACGATGCTTTTTATGATCTTTGTCAAAGCGGCGAAAGTAGCGAGCTTTCAAGCATTGATGATGCGATAAAAATCAAAGAGCTATTCTGA